In Piliocolobus tephrosceles isolate RC106 chromosome 6, ASM277652v3, whole genome shotgun sequence, the following are encoded in one genomic region:
- the CLN6 gene encoding ceroid-lipofuscinosis neuronal protein 6 isoform X1, whose protein sequence is MEAARRRQHPGAAGGPGAQLGASFLQARHGSVSADEAARTAPFHLDLWFYFTLQNWVLDFGRPIAMLVFPLEWFPLNKPSVGDYFHMAYNVITPFLLLKLIERSPRTLPRSITYVSIIIFIMGASIHLVGDSVNHRLLFSGYQHHLSVRENPIIKNLKPETLIDSFELLYYYDEYLGHCMWYIPFFLILFMYFSGCFTASKAERWMPGPALLLVVPSGLYYWYLVTEGQIFILFIFTFFAMLALVLHQKRKRLFLDSNGLFLFSSFTLTLLLVALWVAWLWNDPVLRKKYPGVIYVPEPWAFYTLHVSSRH, encoded by the exons GCATGGCTCTGTCAGCGCTGATGAGGCTGCCCGCACAGCTCCCTTCCACCTCGACCTCTGGTTCTACTTCACGCTGCAGAACTGGGTTCTGGACTTTGGGCGCCCCATTGCCATG CTGGTATTCCCTCTCGAATGGTTTCCACTCAACAAGCCCAGTGTTGGGGACTACTTCCACATGGCCTACAATGTCATCACGCCCTTTCTCTTGCTCAAG CTCATCGAGCGGTCCCCCCGCACCCTGCCACGCTCTATCACCTACGTGagcatcatcatcttcatcatggGTGCCAGCATCCACCTGGTGGGCGACTCTGTCAACCACCGCCTGCTCTTCAGTGGCTACCAGCACCACCTGTCTGTCCGTGAGAACCCCATCATCAAGAATCTCAAGCCGGAGACGCTG ATCGACTCCTTTGAGCTGCTCTACTATTATGATGAGTACCTGGGTCACTGCATGTG GTACATCCccttcttcctcatcctcttcaTGTACTTCAGCGGCTGCTTTACAGCCTCTAAAGCTGAGAGATGGATGCCAGGGCCTGCCCTGCTCCTGGTGGTGCCCAGTGGCCTGTACTACTG GTACCTGGTCACCGAGGGCCAGATCTTCATCCTCTTCATCTTCACCTTCTTCGCCATGCTGGCCCTCGTCCTGCACCAGAAGCGCAAGCGCCTCTTCCTGGACAGCAACggccttttcctcttctcctccttcacACTGACCCTCTTGCTTGTGGCGCTCTGGGTCGCCTGGCTGTGGAATGACCCTGTTCTCAGGAAGAAGTACCCGGGTGTCATCTACGTCCCTGAGCCCTGGGCTTTCTACACCCTTCACGTCAGCAGTCGGCACTGA
- the CLN6 gene encoding ceroid-lipofuscinosis neuronal protein 6 isoform X2, with protein sequence MEAARRRQHPGAAGGPGAQLGASFLQARHGSVSADEAARTAPFHLDLWFYFTLQNWVLDFGRPIAMLIERSPRTLPRSITYVSIIIFIMGASIHLVGDSVNHRLLFSGYQHHLSVRENPIIKNLKPETLIDSFELLYYYDEYLGHCMWYIPFFLILFMYFSGCFTASKAERWMPGPALLLVVPSGLYYWYLVTEGQIFILFIFTFFAMLALVLHQKRKRLFLDSNGLFLFSSFTLTLLLVALWVAWLWNDPVLRKKYPGVIYVPEPWAFYTLHVSSRH encoded by the exons GCATGGCTCTGTCAGCGCTGATGAGGCTGCCCGCACAGCTCCCTTCCACCTCGACCTCTGGTTCTACTTCACGCTGCAGAACTGGGTTCTGGACTTTGGGCGCCCCATTGCCATG CTCATCGAGCGGTCCCCCCGCACCCTGCCACGCTCTATCACCTACGTGagcatcatcatcttcatcatggGTGCCAGCATCCACCTGGTGGGCGACTCTGTCAACCACCGCCTGCTCTTCAGTGGCTACCAGCACCACCTGTCTGTCCGTGAGAACCCCATCATCAAGAATCTCAAGCCGGAGACGCTG ATCGACTCCTTTGAGCTGCTCTACTATTATGATGAGTACCTGGGTCACTGCATGTG GTACATCCccttcttcctcatcctcttcaTGTACTTCAGCGGCTGCTTTACAGCCTCTAAAGCTGAGAGATGGATGCCAGGGCCTGCCCTGCTCCTGGTGGTGCCCAGTGGCCTGTACTACTG GTACCTGGTCACCGAGGGCCAGATCTTCATCCTCTTCATCTTCACCTTCTTCGCCATGCTGGCCCTCGTCCTGCACCAGAAGCGCAAGCGCCTCTTCCTGGACAGCAACggccttttcctcttctcctccttcacACTGACCCTCTTGCTTGTGGCGCTCTGGGTCGCCTGGCTGTGGAATGACCCTGTTCTCAGGAAGAAGTACCCGGGTGTCATCTACGTCCCTGAGCCCTGGGCTTTCTACACCCTTCACGTCAGCAGTCGGCACTGA